A window of Metopolophium dirhodum isolate CAU chromosome 6, ASM1992520v1, whole genome shotgun sequence genomic DNA:
ttaataaaacgtacctataacaaaaattgttaaaattaaacgatcagtaaataatttaagaaatatactaatGTTTCATGAcagcaaattcccaaaaataatatttttaaaaaagttattacgttccaaatgcatttaatcaaaaaaatattgatattttaaaaaaatctaaaaaataaacaacttgacttagataaatgctTTTACCATCAAAACTGTTCTTATAATCAGtttcacaaattggctattttgaatttatccaaaaaaaatttaatttaatttaaattttttatttttggtattaaaaaaaaaaattaaatattgattagaacaaacaTTATTTCATTTGTCTAGTCTTCCTGTTACTCCCTGGATAATATGaggttaggtatttataatatttgaagagagatcaaaaaaaatataaaatattgaggtgggctattataaaaaaattgtgtttttgtgAACTGAAAAAAACCACGTGTGAAAGCTATCATCTGTCTATCTACCTATTCTTTAGCTACATATAAGGGTTGACAAAATAAGCTATAAACATGCTCCAAGGAACCTCAAGGAATCTATAgacataacttttatttaaaacgattcaGTAGTTTTAGAGTCTATTAATTATAGACAGAGTACAGACGGATCAACatccatttttatatacctatatagattaaTAACTAGATATCATATTGTATCAAAACGAATTTCTTTGACGTTGCGTGTTTTCGAACATTGGTCATCGTCATAAAGTGGTGACTGTCAGTCGGAGGTCAACTACTAAAACTGAATTatcaattaatgataaaatatgacgttaataattaatatcacatCGATAGCTGGTAGTAATAACACTGAATAATAGATAGTTGAAATTTCACCTATTCTGTGGTAATAAACAACTTTAGGTACATATACATAcgtttttcgataatattttaaaacatagcTCGTTAGTTGCCCGTTTTATCGGAGTAaacaagtatataggtatacctacatcaaATATCAATCACTACACCTTTACACCTTTACACCTTTACACCTTTACACCTCTACCATTTTCAATACCCAGTACCATGCAGTAGTTACTATAAAGATACCAGctattacctacctagttaGTAGTTACCACATTTAAGATTTTCATTggcaaaatattttagtttatattttttgtacaaaattacCGTTTTATGTAATACACTAATTATATGTTCATATACGAATTTTTGATTAacgcaatataaattataagtaccaaTTATGAATTAGGTACTGGACACTGCAGGGCATAGACGTGCGCACGGGGATGGTCGGGTGGGCCATGGCCCACCCTTCAAGCTGTACCATACTTCAATACTTGTTACCTAAAGATTGCGACTTAGATCATGTTATATGAATTTAGTATTATCTTATTCTGTGATCCAAGCACCGTAATTTTTGATTctttatataattaggtatatttcatgcaagtatgaaatattaaaaataacacaactatataataacctatctaaatacctacctaatttaatacctacctatctataaaaatgaaattattaaatattattaatggacGATATTACTTGTAACGGGGGAGTTGCGGTtggtgtatttattatattaaatgcatatgTTATTTTAAGATGTTCTCCGTTATAAATCTGTAACCCTTCTATAGcttagcaaaaaaaaacatttctgtttttttttatgcaaatgaTTGTATTTATGCCTTATATAATACAGTGGACGATGTGATGAGTaaacaaaagtatattatatcgattaaaataaatgttttttagtaTCATTGCCCATTGGCTTGGCTCACTCTGCCACAACGGATTGCGTACTCCTGTCACCTATGCCACTGCCCACTGGCATATTCacagtgttgggtaaattacttttaaaatgtaatgaaattacgttactaattacttcaaatatttttgtttaaattacatttgcgatacctacaattatttttatcacgttacattactttttaattaataaagtagtgcgttacaaataacgttacttttttatcattgataacaattattatttttttttgaaccatattcaattcatatgattcaattattatgtatattttacaatcatagaccTAGTGATAATagacatattatgtactatatcaTCTCTCCTGAATGGCTAtatagtcataagtcataatttattttaattaaattttatttttacacaaaactatTTTCTTTCTATTAATAAAGTGATAAAACATTGTTAACTATTATCGGaatcgaaaataaatataattgattttaattttactggaATATCCTATCGGcttgtttttgtaatacattcaaaactattattttaatagcatgGAAAATAACGCGTCAGTGCGTTACttcatagaaattacttttcaaaagtaattttgtttcaattgcgttactttaagtaaaatgtaatgacATTACTGCTGCGTTACTGAAAAAGTAATTgcgttacagtaatttgtaattttaacctaacctaaccttttttttatacccAACACTGCATATTCATACTATCAACTAATTTATTACGACcattaaaattcttaaataatgcTGCTCTTGCCACCTGATGCAACTACTACCACGAACCAGTTGCGTGCTCAGCTTTTTTGAAAGTGGGTGATATGAATTTTTGACTATTCTCAGACCATGTTATCTAGCGATAAATATACTTTCATTGCTTCATCGTGTATTTTATAACATGACAAAAATAAGCCAAATGGGGGATATGACACTCCCCCCCTACCCGCGTGTACGGCTCTGCTAAGGACAGACTCTTCTATAGCAACTGCTCCTTTTCACCACCTGTTTAATGACTGTACAATATAACATAGtcatattgtataaacaaaaagtAGCACGGCGGCCGAccataatttaagaaaaacggtgtaaatgtaggtattatattattaaaacttcatAACTCCAGTATTcgtaatattcatatatattctGTAATTATATCTAATCCAGAAGGTGCCTACatagatacatatataatacttatgtatTTAGACatctataacaaataaaacaaaacataattggacattattcaatgttatattatttatattcgttTTACTTGTCCTTGTGAAAACATTGttaatcaatattcaatttttaaaaccattgctaggtaactaattataaaaaaaatctaatataattatttaaacattttaatgctaAAGTTCAATAGGTTGGTAcgatatcattaattttaattagatttattttataacttaatagttattattttcaacaatttagtTAAAATGGTTAGTGTAACAGATTAGGTCAAACTTGAGAATagctaataagtacctatatggctatatattaataatatataagtgttgTAACACAACAGTCAACAATTTACATATAACAAACTTTGAATATGAATTCATGAAAAATGTTCTTCTTAAGTTTTAATGGGATACATTGAGAATAAATGTTGTCCAAATCATTGTGAGTTCTGCAATTTTAGTTTCAACTTAAATGATGAAGAACAAAaatggtaaattaataaaaaaaatgttgatattttaatcataaagtAGGTCATAGGTCAACATAATATTCCTGTtagtaaaaaacaatataccaAGTTAATGTAGAAGtaattttaagtatacaatttacataatatactttatttaaggtaaaaatataatcaaaaggCCTGCTCTTTATAttcttctacaatttttttatgatatgcTATTTATCAACTGAGTCTTGAGAagtgtttaatttaatactgaatatttacataatttagttttaataaatatgatatatatataatataaatctaaacCCTAATAATCTATTACCCgatgaaaataattgtacacTGTATAACATTCTATCTATTCTCATTTCTTAATTGTATCTTTATCcttaaattaattgttgttacaatttttaatttgaattacatCTTATTAGTATAatctataaagaaaaatatatcacttttctatgtatgtaaatatgaatatatttattttcttaacaattatattatattataactgtttatttactataattatttggtCTGAAAGACCAAGTTACATACAAatacatagtatttttatttcaattaagcaccaataaattgtacaaaacaTACATATAAAGTTAAACATTAAGTCCCTATATAGATGGtagaaaatagtattttatacatatttgaataaataattagtaaatatttacataggtaactaaaaaacattaaaaaaaaaaatttaataacaaaactgaatggtaaattatatgaacatttaACATCACACATGTAAGTATTATTTaagcatcataataataattcaaataaataagtcgttgatatagtttttttatttttatgatatactgcatttatcaattttaattttatcatcatTTTTTCTATTTGCCTTTTCAATTTCCATTAACATAGTATGGAATATATCAGCTacacactaaaataataataaaaaaaacatctctattatataaaagttttgtatatttacatctttcacttattttaaattacaagatGAAAAGGGAGGTGACCTTTAGGTCTTGGGGTAAATCCCTCAAGGGAGCATCAAGCGTAACGAGCAACGGACAGAGccccttaataatatatttattgttataatacacttacttaaaatattgaataagaaagaaatttaattgaaaatagtaGATAAAGAACAtaagattatttaaattaaaaataaataataaaagaaattaactgttaactttttttgatgTTACCTCATTCTGCTTAGCCGAAGCTTCAAGAAATCCAGCTTTCCAAGAATCTGCTAACTTCCGTCCTTCCTCTTGCGTAACAACACGGTCCATATGCAAATCTTTTTTATTGCCTACCAATACTACAGgaatactatgaaaaaaaaaatataatataaatgatacacCCAAAGATTTAAGGAATACTTATTAGTAGGGTTTGTATTCGAAggaaatataatcaataaaaaaagtatttaaattatataaaatgcaattacaaaattgactaaaaaattgaatacatttcaGTTGATTTAACTAgtttgtaatgaaaaaaaattaactagatacCATGTACAAAAACCATAAATGAACTTTCCGTAACAAACACTTTATTGATATCGCCGATAATAAATaccattaaaactaattttaaacataacatcAACAATGCCCCGTATTCACAAGCTCTTATCGATTTTTTCTGTTGTAAAGAAAACTATCAGGTCAATTGATATTTAAACACATACAAATTGAAAAAGAGAAAAAAGCAAAATGGCATTTATAGGcaataaaaaaaagcaaaaataaatgttcaccCATTATCTTAGAATTGTAATggcacattttaatttaaaaattttttttttctattgttatcaacaaaataaaacatttgctTTCAAATCCGAACTTGATTAATTTAGTGATCCCCAACCACAAAACTACTTACTGTACTTTTCCAGTCATgtctaataatttatcataaattatctgAATGATTTCAAAAGATTTTGGTGACGCAATATTATAGACCAAAACATATCCATGAATGGACAATTGTGATGGCAATATGGAGTACTCATCTTGTCCTGCTGTATCGACTAATTTCAACTCATATTCTTGATTGTTAACTTTAGTCGTTTTCACAAAagctatgaaaataaattatatagtgtgcaattatttattaattaataaaattctatTGTCGAGTATTATATCTTtgacttaaaatttatattagaattttagaattaggtacctacttactgtTTTCAATTGTTGGATCGTAAGAGTCAACAAACTGACCTTCAACAAACTGTATACTCAACGACGatttacctgaaaaaaaaatagccaaTGTAAATTATCTACAATCAattcaaaaaactaatttgttcttttttacttggtattataatagtttcatATAAGTTTTATTCTGTTTTATCTACATACCGACTGAACGATAGCCCATAATAGCGATTTTTCTCGGAATAGACGTCATTTTGTTAGAAGGAGATCACTTCATTGAATAACTTATAAACAGATTATTAGATTAAACTGCAATGTTTTTGTTAGTTTACTAACTACTAacactattagttattacaatattacctaaattcaaaacaataatgggtaattatattttgatacggTTTCGTACTGTTGTTCAACTTTatgataatagtgataatagaatataagtaggtaattacgttttatttttatttattttttagttttggtttCTGTATTGTGTTTATCAGTTAATTTTTTAGGTTATGTTTGGGTTCACAATTATTCACTTATTCAGTATTCAGTATTCAGAATCCGAGattaataaacttttataaaatattatcataataatataatcaagtacaagaaaaaaaaaaatcgttgtcAGATAAATTGAgacagcggcggcggcgcgaTAACGGAAAACCAGTGGTTCtccgtatttgaatattattaccaaaaatacatcaataaaccaaaaatagtcacgaaaattattttacgatattaatttaaaatcaaatattctgataataatcttttatttaagaaaaaatagtagaaattgtaaaataatataaataaattaataataataataataaatacaattttttgcaCTGAGCCGAGTTCGAACTGGTGACTGCACGCGTCGTAGCCAACTGTGTGACCTTTGCACCACATTGCCAGCGACTAGTTTGGGCTACACTTCCTGAaaagcgccgccgccgccgtctcaaTTTATCTGGCAACGACTGTACTTATTCTCGGTATTCGAGTaatcaagtattataatattaaatacgtgGTTCATGAATATTTTAGCGTTTAGCCTGTTTGATTGTAGGAGGGTTATGACTAATGAGTTATGGCTTACGAGTTATGACGATCAACACTGTTAattgtttgttaaatattttgtttagtacCCACTAAACTTACTCTGTAGTAAATTGGTCAATATACTGTTGAAGTGGATATTTACTAATTaactaattagttattattttattaattaatttatcacgTACGACGTACCTAGAACGcctagtaatttattattaatagtatagatatttgttaaaaaatttaattgtcttatacttttatatttttcaaatttatcatTGTACAAGCGTACTTAAGAGTTAACACTaataaacctaaaataaaagtattcctAGTTTAATAATGTAACCATATAAGTAcgaggtacctaggtacctacatattataataattaataatataaaaaaggtgggcaagtgggtgtcgctctgctgtacagaaggttacaagtgggtcactgtaatggatggtgttaaatttgaattcaatggtataatatcattggatacgaaaaacgattctcagcGAAAGCGGTCAGTCAACCTATGATGTTACTAATTAGCGGCGGATCTAGGATTTTTTATGGAGGGTGCTAAAGTTTAGGTCTCGTATTCTATATACTCCATATATACTGATGGCAAGACTTTTTTTTAGCCCTCAAAATGAACGTGCCTAATATTACaactttaaaaacaacattatttaatatggcATAAATTCACTTTACTTACGccctgcattttttttttgaaacatatacatatttcaacgagttaagaacgatggtgcaaaaataaattgtggaaatcattatttttgaagttataTTCTTCCAAAGTTTGGGATTTTACGTCTTTACACGTTACTTTAATGTCACGCCCAGCGCCTATAacgaattttgaattttttttacgtattttaataagttaaaaatgatGGTGAAAtcagtagtatatatttatgttttatcgGACATCCTTTTTTCAATTCGTTAGTGAAgatggtgaagtcagaatttgccGGTCGAACTTAGTTCTGAAGTTTTAGCTATTTGAAGTCATtcaaggtggttttacataataagtcgagggatattttcgattttaatatCGTCCGAGCGAGCACAGTGAGCAAGTTACTACGCCgggtgtataatactataaatttaaattaggtataactaAGTCCAACCGTCAAATTCTAACTTCACCATCGTTTTCGCACGCTTAACTACGtagattaaaaaaatcaaaatttgttatTGGCGCTATGCGTGACAGTACCTATAATGTACAGTGATGTGCGCATGcatataaacgtaaaatcgcCAACTGTGGAAGGATTCAAGGATATAATACTTCCATAATGATGATTCccgcaaattatttttttcaccttcgttcttaacttgttgaaatacgtatatgttttaagaaaaaaataattcaaaaataattctaGGTAGCTAAAGTGAATCTGTTCCTCAATATATTGTTTAGGGTAGCATTTCTAGCCTTTTAGCGTTAGGGAAAAACTaccaatgaattttttttagtaccaaTTTTGTTTAGAAATATCCCCAGCTTactgaaaaatacaatatacatgttgtGTAGAGTATTTGTTTTCCAGAAGCAACATGCCAAGGGATTctaattaacctaacctaacctaaccctagCTAGCACTCCCCTCTGGATCCTTtgtaatactaattactaagtatatttgatgatataatttattgtgaataaagtcatttttgcACAACCTATTTACCtggaaacttgttttaaattttcaacccttagctataaaagttgaaaatcttataaatttttaactacaaaataattattaaa
This region includes:
- the LOC132946411 gene encoding GTP-binding protein Rheb homolog, translating into MTSIPRKIAIMGYRSVGKSSLSIQFVEGQFVDSYDPTIENTFVKTTKVNNQEYELKLVDTAGQDEYSILPSQLSIHGYVLVYNIASPKSFEIIQIIYDKLLDMTGKVHIPVVLVGNKKDLHMDRVVTQEEGRKLADSWKAGFLEASAKQNECVADIFHTMLMEIEKANRKNDDKIKIDKCSIS